In one window of Henckelia pumila isolate YLH828 chromosome 1, ASM3356847v2, whole genome shotgun sequence DNA:
- the LOC140876173 gene encoding uncharacterized protein isoform X1, translating to MFRRGQTMTKPAVSLSSIESHLVAPRDLGIAWGDDSRFWNWTSHTDSRFPEVAELKRVWWLDILGKIKTRLLFPETTYTAFLVFKLADGASCLDEINASIKFVDDHEEDGHVQVQQLATTVQLQSTNYAMTIGSVAAVQRRSDGWMEVEIGNFRFQDGYRGEVEARLVETTNTKMKTGLIIESIEFRPEATLVPNNYLRKRKGEDKEKEKTFLVASKELQIAWGDNSNYWKWTSHVNSRFPEVAELKHVWWLDIRGKIKTTLLSPETTYAAFLVFKLGDGASCLEVAKAIIRFVNEEQDDQHAERLAKTVHLQAPNDAIGRVAVQRRDGWMEVELGNFSFEHGYQGEIEAQVLETTGTKVKTGLIIEGIEFRSVYAEAIHVPSNNVIPHEFQQVDAEATHVPTNNVIPHEFQQVHAEATSVHNKNITYRMRVWLQSLCSCPCVCS from the exons ATGTTCCGTAGAGGGCAGACCATGACAAAACCGGCAGTGAGTTTAAGCTCCATTGAGAGTCACTTG GTGGCTCCAAGAGATCTTGGAATTGCATGGGGCGACGACTCGCGTTTCTGGAACTGGACATCTCATACCGATTCCAG ATTCCCTGAGGTTGCAGAGCTCAAGCGTGTGTGGTGGCTTGACATTCTAGGAAAGATCAAAACAAGATTGTTGTTTCCAGAAACTACTTATACTGCATTTCTAGTGTTCAAATTAGCCGACGGGGCTTCCTGCCTAGATGAAATTAATGCGAGTATCAAATTTGTAGATGATCATGAAGAAGATGGGCATGTCCAAGTCCAACAACTGGCTACAACTGTTCAACTTCAATCAACTAACTATGCTATGACTATTGGAAGTGTTGCTGCAGTCCAAAGAAGATCAGATGGATGGATGGAGGTCGAAATCGGAAACTTCCGTTTTCAAGATGGATATCGAGGAGAGGTGGAGGCAAGGTTGGTGGAAACCACAAACACCAAGATGAAGACTGGCCTCATTATCGAGAGCATTGAGTTTCGACCCGAGGCTACTCTTGTCCCCAACAACTATTTGAGAAAGAGAAAAGGGGAGGATAAGGAGAAGGAGAAAACTTTCTTGGTGGCTTCAAAGGAACTTCAAATTGCGTGGGGCGACAACTCCAACTACTGGAAATGGACATCTCATGTCAATTCCAG ATTCCCTGAGGTTGCTGAGCTAAAGCATGTGTGGTGGCTTGACATTCGAGGCAAGATCAAAACAACATTGTTGTCTCCAGAAACTACCTATGCAGCATTTCTGGTGTTCAAATTAGGTGATGGGGCTTCTTGCTTAGAAGTAGCTAAAGCAATCATCAGATTTGTAAATGAGGAACAAGATGATCAGCATGCGGAACGACTAGCTAAAACTGTTCATCTTCAAGCACCAAATGATGCTATTGGAAGGGTGGCAGTCCAAAGAAGAGATGGGTGGATGGAGGTAGAACTCGGAAACTTCAGTTTTGAACATGGATATCAAGGAGAGATCGAGGCACAGGTACTGGAAACAACAGGAACTAAGGTGAAGACCGGACTGATTATAGAGGGCATTGAGTTCCGGTCAGTGTATGCCGAGGCTATTCATGTTCCTAGCAACAATGTTATTCCACACGAGTTCCAGCAAGTGGATGCCGAGGCTACTCATGTTCCCACCAACAATGTTATTCCACACGAGTTCCAGCAAGTGCATGCCGAGGCTACTTCCGTTCACAACAAAAATATTACATACAGAATGAGAGTTTGGTTACAGAGTTTATGTTCCTGTCCTTGTGTttgttcatga
- the LOC140876173 gene encoding uncharacterized protein isoform X2, giving the protein MFRRGQTMTKPAVAPRDLGIAWGDDSRFWNWTSHTDSRFPEVAELKRVWWLDILGKIKTRLLFPETTYTAFLVFKLADGASCLDEINASIKFVDDHEEDGHVQVQQLATTVQLQSTNYAMTIGSVAAVQRRSDGWMEVEIGNFRFQDGYRGEVEARLVETTNTKMKTGLIIESIEFRPEATLVPNNYLRKRKGEDKEKEKTFLVASKELQIAWGDNSNYWKWTSHVNSRFPEVAELKHVWWLDIRGKIKTTLLSPETTYAAFLVFKLGDGASCLEVAKAIIRFVNEEQDDQHAERLAKTVHLQAPNDAIGRVAVQRRDGWMEVELGNFSFEHGYQGEIEAQVLETTGTKVKTGLIIEGIEFRSVYAEAIHVPSNNVIPHEFQQVDAEATHVPTNNVIPHEFQQVHAEATSVHNKNITYRMRVWLQSLCSCPCVCS; this is encoded by the exons ATGTTCCGTAGAGGGCAGACCATGACAAAACCGGCA GTGGCTCCAAGAGATCTTGGAATTGCATGGGGCGACGACTCGCGTTTCTGGAACTGGACATCTCATACCGATTCCAG ATTCCCTGAGGTTGCAGAGCTCAAGCGTGTGTGGTGGCTTGACATTCTAGGAAAGATCAAAACAAGATTGTTGTTTCCAGAAACTACTTATACTGCATTTCTAGTGTTCAAATTAGCCGACGGGGCTTCCTGCCTAGATGAAATTAATGCGAGTATCAAATTTGTAGATGATCATGAAGAAGATGGGCATGTCCAAGTCCAACAACTGGCTACAACTGTTCAACTTCAATCAACTAACTATGCTATGACTATTGGAAGTGTTGCTGCAGTCCAAAGAAGATCAGATGGATGGATGGAGGTCGAAATCGGAAACTTCCGTTTTCAAGATGGATATCGAGGAGAGGTGGAGGCAAGGTTGGTGGAAACCACAAACACCAAGATGAAGACTGGCCTCATTATCGAGAGCATTGAGTTTCGACCCGAGGCTACTCTTGTCCCCAACAACTATTTGAGAAAGAGAAAAGGGGAGGATAAGGAGAAGGAGAAAACTTTCTTGGTGGCTTCAAAGGAACTTCAAATTGCGTGGGGCGACAACTCCAACTACTGGAAATGGACATCTCATGTCAATTCCAG ATTCCCTGAGGTTGCTGAGCTAAAGCATGTGTGGTGGCTTGACATTCGAGGCAAGATCAAAACAACATTGTTGTCTCCAGAAACTACCTATGCAGCATTTCTGGTGTTCAAATTAGGTGATGGGGCTTCTTGCTTAGAAGTAGCTAAAGCAATCATCAGATTTGTAAATGAGGAACAAGATGATCAGCATGCGGAACGACTAGCTAAAACTGTTCATCTTCAAGCACCAAATGATGCTATTGGAAGGGTGGCAGTCCAAAGAAGAGATGGGTGGATGGAGGTAGAACTCGGAAACTTCAGTTTTGAACATGGATATCAAGGAGAGATCGAGGCACAGGTACTGGAAACAACAGGAACTAAGGTGAAGACCGGACTGATTATAGAGGGCATTGAGTTCCGGTCAGTGTATGCCGAGGCTATTCATGTTCCTAGCAACAATGTTATTCCACACGAGTTCCAGCAAGTGGATGCCGAGGCTACTCATGTTCCCACCAACAATGTTATTCCACACGAGTTCCAGCAAGTGCATGCCGAGGCTACTTCCGTTCACAACAAAAATATTACATACAGAATGAGAGTTTGGTTACAGAGTTTATGTTCCTGTCCTTGTGTttgttcatga